Genomic DNA from Anabaena sphaerica FACHB-251:
ACCTGTAGAAACGGATGATTGCATTTGTTTGACCATTTGTTCAATATCTATTGTTGCTACTGCTGTTTGATCTGCTAACCGCCTAATTTCTCTGGCTACCACTGCAAAACCTAAACCATATTCCCCTGCTTTTTCGGCTTCTATGGCTGCATTTAATGACAGTAAATTCGTTTGATCTGCCACCTTCGTAATTGTGACAACTATATTATTAATATTATTGGCTTTTTCACTTATTACTCCCAATCTGGCTGCGATAGAATTTGTTGCTTCTACCAGTTGTCTCATGGTTGTTTCCATTTGTAATAAGTCTTTTTGACTATCACTTGCTGCTACTGTTGTGGCTTGGGATAGGGCGGCTACTTCTTCTACTGTTTTGACTAATTCTTTGGAGGTGGCTGATATTTCTTTAGCTGCTACTGTGACTTGATTTGTTGAGGCTACTTGTTCTGTAATACTTGTTTCTAGTTGTTTTCCTGATGCTGCTATTTGGGTAGCTGATGAGGTTACTTGTATGCCTGATTGTTGTACTTGTTGTATCAGTTTACTTAAATTTTGTGCCATATTTGTGAGCGTAGTCATTAACTTGCCGATTATATCTGTGGAGTTACTGTCTACATTGACTGTCAAATCACCAGCCGAAACTTTATCTGCTAAAGTGAAAGCATTTTGCAAGGAACGACTCAAAGCACGACCCGGAATTAAAATAGTAGCTAGTGAAACTATTATAACTGTGATCACAATACAGAAAAAATTTCCCCAAGTGACTAATTTAGAAAATTGTTGAATTTCTAAAAGTTGCTTTTTTTGTTCTTCTATTTTTTTGTCTTCTACTTGTAATAAATAATCAATATTAAGCCTGATTTCATCCATTATTTTTTTACCTCTATTAGTAAGAACTAACTCTAATAATTCTTTTTCTTTACCGTTTCTCTTTAAAGCGATTGCTTCTTCCAATTCTTGAATTTTATTGGTAGACAAGTTTTGAATAATTTCAATTCTTCTGATTTTATCTCGATCTAAGGATATTTGTTCTTTTAATTCATTAAATGCAGGATTTAGTTTTAATTTAGCTTCTTCAAAAGGCTCTAAATATTCATCTTTTTTTGTAATTACAAATCCACGTTTCCCAGTTTCAGCATCAAGTAAAATTTTTTCTAGCCCTTTTAAGTCCGCCTTAGTTTCATAGGTATTATTTACCAGATTGTTAGCGGCTCTGATTTTTTCATTCGTTGATTGGGCAACCAAGCTGGTAACAAAGGTTAATACAACTATTACTCCACAACCACCGAGTACAAATTGATTAATTTTCAGTCCTTGTTGCATATTTTTAGTAGGTTTTCACCATTTTTCAGAAATATAGACTTTCAACCTTATTCCCTATTACCTATTCTCTGTTCCCTGCCGTATATACAAAAACCCCATACTCATTGTTTCAACTTAATGAAATAGCCTAACATGAGTATTACCATATTCAAACTATAGCCGTCCTATTTGAGTTCTGATAGCTTGCGTGATGTAGCCATACTTATTTATGAAGGCTGGGTATTGAGTTTGTTCACGTTTCATTTAGAATTGCTATATAAAATTGATATTAATTAATATCAATTCTGAAGCCGTTGGATGCGCTGCCAAAGAATATTAGCACTCACTACATCTCCCTGATTTTCCTTCAGTAAAGCTAAGTGAGTTAAGGCTTCTCGGTGAGTAGGTTGCAGATAAATTGCTTTTTGGAAGGACTGTAAAGACTCTTGATTATTTCCCATTGCTTGCTGTAGTTGCCCTAGCAGAACATAACCTTCTACGCTAACCTTATTTTGTTTAATATAGTCGTTACATAGTTGAATCGCTTCTGGTAAGTGGCCTTGATCTGCTAATAATTTGGCAGTTCCTAGTAAATTGGCTTTAGTATGTTGGGGTGAGTTATTTACATTTAAATTGACAGGATTTTGTGTTAAATTCTTGTCTATTATCGGTCGTATTGAGTGAGTTAGACGATAATTTTTATGACTATTTTTGTGTTCTTTAGGTTTGAGTAAACTATGAAAAATAGCAGATTTCCGATAGGCAAACGCTAAAGAATGACGTATTGATACAAAGCGAGATTGCAGCAATAGGCCTGCTTCTGCGTGTCCGACAAATAATAAACCTTCTGAAGTTAATACCCGTTCTAAAATTCTAATGGTGCGTTCTTTCGTTGTGATATCAAAGTAGATTAACAGGTTACGGCAAAATACAATATCATAAGTTGGCATTCCTATCAAAAAATCCGGGTCTGCTAGATTACCGTGCATAAAATGCACCTTAGATTTTATTGGTTCATGCAGATGGTATCCTATTTCATGGCGTTGAAAATAGCGTTCCTGAAAGGAGAGGGGATTACCACGAAATGAGTATTGATTGTAGATTGCTCTTTGAGCAGTTAGCAGACATTT
This window encodes:
- a CDS encoding methyl-accepting chemotaxis protein, translating into MQQGLKINQFVLGGCGVIVVLTFVTSLVAQSTNEKIRAANNLVNNTYETKADLKGLEKILLDAETGKRGFVITKKDEYLEPFEEAKLKLNPAFNELKEQISLDRDKIRRIEIIQNLSTNKIQELEEAIALKRNGKEKELLELVLTNRGKKIMDEIRLNIDYLLQVEDKKIEEQKKQLLEIQQFSKLVTWGNFFCIVITVIIVSLATILIPGRALSRSLQNAFTLADKVSAGDLTVNVDSNSTDIIGKLMTTLTNMAQNLSKLIQQVQQSGIQVTSSATQIAASGKQLETSITEQVASTNQVTVAAKEISATSKELVKTVEEVAALSQATTVAASDSQKDLLQMETTMRQLVEATNSIAARLGVISEKANNINNIVVTITKVADQTNLLSLNAAIEAEKAGEYGLGFAVVAREIRRLADQTAVATIDIEQMVKQMQSSVSTGVMEMDKFAAEVGKSVEDVASISSQIGQIIEQVQELTPRYETVSQGMEAQSQGAIQISDAMSQLSSNSVQTAASLREINQAITKLNQVAQGLRQEMSRFKVHDNR
- a CDS encoding CheR family methyltransferase, which translates into the protein MIYSDGEALLRKKIGLDPNSIGSDAIARAIEQRMLECRITNINSYLEIIQTYPQEWDALIDNLIIPETWFFRERESFKYLQQYVVSEWLTNHKNSILRVLSVPCSTGEEPYSIAIALLEAGLNPANFHIDAIDISQKCLLTAQRAIYNQYSFRGNPLSFQERYFQRHEIGYHLHEPIKSKVHFMHGNLADPDFLIGMPTYDIVFCRNLLIYFDITTKERTIRILERVLTSEGLLFVGHAEAGLLLQSRFVSIRHSLAFAYRKSAIFHSLLKPKEHKNSHKNYRLTHSIRPIIDKNLTQNPVNLNVNNSPQHTKANLLGTAKLLADQGHLPEAIQLCNDYIKQNKVSVEGYVLLGQLQQAMGNNQESLQSFQKAIYLQPTHREALTHLALLKENQGDVVSANILWQRIQRLQN